The following DNA comes from Halobacteriovorax sp. HLS.
TCTAGACCTGTTGCCATACCTCTAAGCTTTGAAAACCTTTTTTCAAGTGCTGATCAATTTAATGATTTCTACCATGTAGAACATGGACATTATCTTCCAATTACTTTGCCCCTTTATCATATTGGTGGCCTTATGATAGCCATGAGAGTAGTTAGGGCCAAAGCATCTTTGGATCTGTGCCAAGCTTCGAATATGAAAGAGGCCGAATTTTCTCGAAGACCAAGCTTTCTATCAGTGGTTCCCCTACAATTAGATCGAATATTAAATTCAACTGAAAAGTTTTTTTTTAAAGATACTATCTTTATTCTTGGTGGTGCCAAAACTAAGATGAAAATCTTAGAAGAAATTCAAAAGAATAACTTCTTAGCATCGAGTACGTATGGAATGACTGAAACAAGTGCAATGTGTTTTGCAACTGAAGTAACAAGCTCTCCAGAAGTTCTTGAGTCTGTCGGAAAACCTTTAAGAGAAACAACTTGTTCAATATCTAAAAATGGGACTCTAGTACTTTCTGGAAAATGTATTTCATCACTCTTTCCTAATGGCAAAATTCAGACCAAAGACCTAGTACGCATCGATGAACATGGAAACTATCATATTCAAGGTAGGGCCGATGATGTATTTATCAGTGGAGGAGAAAATATAAATCCTCATGAAATAGAAGAAACTCTTTTTAACAATGGAGTTAAAGAAGCTTATATCATAGGTGTTGAAGATGAAAAATTTCAACATGTAAGCGTTCTATTCTACGATGATTCCTTTAGCGAATCAGAAATTATTTCTCTTTGTAAAAAGACACTTCACCCTCATAAAGTACCAAGACACTTCTTCAAGCTAGAAAGGTGTACACAGGGAATTAAAGTCAAGAAGTCCAACCTTCATAAAATGGCCCAGGCACTCATACTTATAAAACAAAAAGCAAAGAGTATTCCCTTTATAACAGCTGGAGACCCTGAAAAAGATTGGATAATTTTTCTTCATGGTTTTATGGGTCAAAAAGAAGATTGGTTAGGGACGTTTGAATTTTTAAAAGATGATTTCTTTCTTATTGCACTAGATTGCCCAGGTCATGGTGACTACTTGCAGGACGATCAAGACTATATTCAAGATTTTATCTCAAATTTTTGCAATTTTATTCGTGAACTGAAAAGACCCATACATCTGGTAGGATACTCTCAAGGAGCTAGGCTCGCTCTAAGTTGTGCTTTAAAAGGACTTAATTTATCTTCACTTGTTTTAGAAAGCGGTAGTATCGGAATAGTCGACGAAGATGAGAGAAAAAAGCGCCTAGCGAGTGATCAATCGATGTTTAAGAATATTAAAACCAAAGAGCAACTCTATGACTTCTTAGATTATTGGTATTCTAATCCTATTTTTGGCACAATAAAGTCTCATCCAGATTTTATTTCAATGCTAAAGAATAAGCTCAAGCATAACCCTAAATACTGGCAAGATGCTTTGAATGTGTTCAGCGTCGGGAACCAAGCTGATTTTAGGGATAAGATGAAGAATTTATCTATGCCACGACTCACTATCACAGGAGTTCATGATCATAAGTACTACGCTCAATCCAAAGAGTTAGAAACAAAGTTTGGCTTTGCTTTCACTCCAATCACTGATGCTTCCCACAATACCCATCTGCAAAGAACTGAACAATTCTCAAATGCTCTAAAAATTTTTCTAAGTTCAACAATTTCCTATAAAAAGTAAGTTTCAATAGCAAGACAAACTCAAATTTTCGTTGTAGTGTTCCCAAAAACTTTACTAAGGGATCAACCAATGAAAAATCTATTTTTATTAGTCTCATTACTATTATCAGCGAACTCTTTTGCACAATTTACTTCAGAAGATGAAGTTTCATTACTCACAACTGGTGGAAATACCGACGTTAAGACCTATGATATTCAATCAGATAATAAATATATCTTAGACAAGAACTCATTTAGAATGAAAGGTCACTATACTTTCAGTGAGTCAGAAACTGTAACTAACGCTGAGAACTGGGATCTTACATTACGCTTTGACAGGGCCTTGACAGAAACAATTGAAGGGTTCCTTGGCCAAGGAGTTGAATCAAATCGTTTCTCTGGTTTCTCTAGAAGATATAATAGTGACCTTGGTGTTAAGTATACTTATTTAAAAACAACTAAGAACGAAACTTTCTCTGAATTAGGTCTAAGATACTCTATCGAAGAAGATGTTAATGACAGTATTGCAGACACTAAGGACTTTAAAGGACGAGTTTATGTAGAAACTAAGCAGAAGTTCAATGATTCTGTAAGTGGCAAACTGTGGATTGAATATATTCCAAACTTTAGCGAGTCCGAGAAGTACTTAGCAAATATTGAGCCTTCATTAGCTGTAAGTATGACAAAGGTATTTTCACTTAAACTTGCCTACCAATGGAATTACAACAACGCTCCACCAACTGGAAATTCAAAAACAGATTACAAATATACAACTGGCCTATTGGCAAACTTCTAGGACTTACAAATGCAAGACTACACTAAACTTATAGAACAAATTAAAGAAGTATCTACGGAATATGGAATCCTTGCACTCAAGGCAATCATTGTTCTGATTATTGGTTTGAAAGTAATTAGCATGATTGCTAAGCTTGTCGATCGACTACTAACTAAGAGTGATCTTGATAACTCTTTGCGATCATTTCTTGGCTCACTTCTAAGAATAGCTCTTAAGGCGGCGCTCTTTGTCTCTGTCATAGAAATGGTAGGAGTTAAGACAACAAGCTTTGTAGCAATCTTAGGTGCTGCTGGCCTTGCCATTGGTATGAGCTTACAAGGTGCCTTAGGGAATCTTGCAGGTGGTGTGATGATCCTTCTATTTAGACCTTTTAAAGTTGGAGATGTTATCGAGGCCCAAGGTCATATTGGAACAGTTAAAGAAATTCAAATATTCTGCACAGTTCTTTTAACTCCCGACTTGAAGACAATTATTCTTCCAAATAGTCCATTGTCTTCAAATAGTATTGTGAATTATTCTAAAGAACCAATTAGAAGAGTAGATATGGTCTTTGGTATTGGATATGGCGACGACATCAAACTTGCCAAAGAAGTTCTTATTGCTCTACTGAAAAGTGATGAGCGAGTTCTAGAGAGTCCAGCATTATCAGTAAATGTTGGGGCCCTTGCTGATAGCTCAGTTAATTTTAATGTTCGCCCTTACGTTAAATCAGTTCATTATTGGGATGTTTACTTTGATATGCAAGAAAAGGTTAAGCTGGCCTTCGATGAAAAAGGAATATCAATTCCTTTCCCTCAAAGAGAAATGCATATTATTAATAAGACAGACTCAAAATCTTCATTATAATATCAACAACTTAGACGACTGGCGGAGTATTTTCCTCAAGAAATATACTTCGTCAACCGATGAGTTGAATTATGAAAATACCTTCTATAAATTCATCACAAAATGTCGCCAAAGGAAGCTCTATTCAAAAAGATGTTGTGAGTGAGTTATCTCAAGTGTCTAGCGAGTTGGCAGAACTTAACCAATACAATAGAGATAAGCGAAGGGCACAGACTGCCGAAAATAATTCTCCCTATCCTACTGATCGCCCTTCACATAATCCAACACAAATTTTCGGTACAGAAAGAGAAAAAGAGTGGAAGAAAGTTAGTATCTCAAGAGAAGCGGACTTAAAGAAGGTCGATACAGAAACAGCAGCGCAAAAAGAAGAGTATATTCAAGATCTTAAAAATAAGCTTAATATTATCTAAGAAGATTTAAATATTGATTTACAAATTAATATAAAAAAAAGGCCTCTTAAGAGGCCTTTTTACTATTATGATTTCTTAGTTTTCTTCTTTTTCTTTTTCTTTTTCTTACCGGCCTTAAGCTTATATAATCCAAAGCCAACAGCTCCTGCAACGACTATGTAGATCAGATAATCAGCAGCTCCACCACCAGCACCTTTTCTTCCTTGTCTCTTATTCGCTGATATATCGAAGTCTGAGTCAGGTCCCTCAATAAGTGCACTTGCATTATCTAGAGCAGAACCACCCTTAGAAGCTTGCTTCCAAGTACCAGAATCTTTCTTCTGTCTAAACACTTTAAGAGTCTCGATAATTTTATCAAAGACTGGCTTATAAGATGCGTAGTGATCTTTAGCAACCGAGAAAGTAACGGCAATACCTAAGTCGGCCTTAACAGTTGCCATATATCTTGTATAGAATCCAGGAACTTCTGAGGCCATATGTAAGGCCTCAATCCATTGTTGATTATTAACATTTTTCTTCTTAGCGTACACAGATTCTGAAACCTGAGTCTTTCCACCTGGTAGAGTAAATGTTTTAGTTTTCTTTAAATAGGCCTGATATTGTTCTAGAGAATCTTGATTGCCTCTAATCTTTGCAGCAAGAATGATAATCGCTTCACGTTTTCTATCTTTATTAGAAGACTGACATACCCACTCAGTTCCTTCTAAGTAACAATCCCATCCAGGAGGTAGTTCAAATTGAGAGTACTGATTTGAAAATGCTTTACCCCATGACAGGTTTGTACTTAGAGCAAATAGCATGAGCAATTGTACTGATTTTTTCAGAAAAATCATGTGCGTCGTCCTTATTAAGAAATATAGTTAAACTATATATATTTTAACCTAGCTAGCTGAAATTACAAAAAAGAAAATAATTCCCTTCGTTATTTCTCAAGCCCTCTGGCGGTAAAACCAGACTTTATTGCAATTTTCTTGAATTTTTTTGATAACTTAACTATCGCCCAATCTGCGGCCAATTCCTGAACGAATCCTTGTGCCACCAATGTGTTACCGCCAAAATAATCTGTCTGATAGATATCGAATCTTTGACCTTTTTCGACATCCTGAGATAGGCCTTTATCTATCTTTAGAAATTTCCCTCTTGGAGAAACCTTTATAACAGAAGCTTCAATGTCATATTCTTTAAATTTAGAAAGTTTTCTATCTACTACAGTTTCGCCACGTGAATTCCAAGCAAGATTAACTAAAATCTCCGAACCAAGATCCGTAGAAACACCACTCATAACCTGAGCATACTTTAATCCCCAACGTGTTTTACCAAATGTTTTATACAGACCAATATACGGTTTCATATAAGATCTATTAATTGAATTGTATAAAGCTGTTTCACCTCTACCTTGAGGAGGCTTTGTTGTGGGCTCAGATGTATATGGATCAGTCCCCATGGAGTTCACGCCCTCAACGCCTGCATAGAGAGCAAAACTCTCCCATACTAAATGCCCATTTATATCGTAGACTAGCTCACTACTAAGATTATTCGGCATTCCAACATAGGCAAGAGAGCCATTAATGTGATTACCAGACAATGACTTATAAGAAAGCGTTCCTCTAGCATGATATCCACTTCCTGAGTCACCCAGAACCATTTCCCCATCAGGAATCTCAGAAGTTGTTGTGTAATCTGTATTTGTATAAAGTGTAGATTTGTAACCAACGTCAACTGAATACTTCCATCTAGTGCGAGAATCGAATTGATACTTTGCTCCCAATCTAAAACTCTCACCACCTGACTTGCT
Coding sequences within:
- a CDS encoding alpha/beta fold hydrolase yields the protein MIKDLLDSDHLFIEKEKLSYRDFYKLCLENAHTISNRSKLVSIQVTNDLQSLIDIFSLWIIGKEIILYSAQEPQSSLLKYNKELGATPIEKNGNHFNNTLESTNSLLDTACYIFTSGSTSRPVAIPLSFENLFSSADQFNDFYHVEHGHYLPITLPLYHIGGLMIAMRVVRAKASLDLCQASNMKEAEFSRRPSFLSVVPLQLDRILNSTEKFFFKDTIFILGGAKTKMKILEEIQKNNFLASSTYGMTETSAMCFATEVTSSPEVLESVGKPLRETTCSISKNGTLVLSGKCISSLFPNGKIQTKDLVRIDEHGNYHIQGRADDVFISGGENINPHEIEETLFNNGVKEAYIIGVEDEKFQHVSVLFYDDSFSESEIISLCKKTLHPHKVPRHFFKLERCTQGIKVKKSNLHKMAQALILIKQKAKSIPFITAGDPEKDWIIFLHGFMGQKEDWLGTFEFLKDDFFLIALDCPGHGDYLQDDQDYIQDFISNFCNFIRELKRPIHLVGYSQGARLALSCALKGLNLSSLVLESGSIGIVDEDERKKRLASDQSMFKNIKTKEQLYDFLDYWYSNPIFGTIKSHPDFISMLKNKLKHNPKYWQDALNVFSVGNQADFRDKMKNLSMPRLTITGVHDHKYYAQSKELETKFGFAFTPITDASHNTHLQRTEQFSNALKIFLSSTISYKK
- a CDS encoding mechanosensitive ion channel family protein codes for the protein MQDYTKLIEQIKEVSTEYGILALKAIIVLIIGLKVISMIAKLVDRLLTKSDLDNSLRSFLGSLLRIALKAALFVSVIEMVGVKTTSFVAILGAAGLAIGMSLQGALGNLAGGVMILLFRPFKVGDVIEAQGHIGTVKEIQIFCTVLLTPDLKTIILPNSPLSSNSIVNYSKEPIRRVDMVFGIGYGDDIKLAKEVLIALLKSDERVLESPALSVNVGALADSSVNFNVRPYVKSVHYWDVYFDMQEKVKLAFDEKGISIPFPQREMHIINKTDSKSSL
- a CDS encoding DUF481 domain-containing protein, with protein sequence MKNLFLLVSLLLSANSFAQFTSEDEVSLLTTGGNTDVKTYDIQSDNKYILDKNSFRMKGHYTFSESETVTNAENWDLTLRFDRALTETIEGFLGQGVESNRFSGFSRRYNSDLGVKYTYLKTTKNETFSELGLRYSIEEDVNDSIADTKDFKGRVYVETKQKFNDSVSGKLWIEYIPNFSESEKYLANIEPSLAVSMTKVFSLKLAYQWNYNNAPPTGNSKTDYKYTTGLLANF